From the Winogradskyella forsetii genome, the window GTTGGTGATCTGCGAGTTTTCCTCTTCAGAAAAATTGAATTTATTTTCGTCACTCATATTAAAAATGCAATAATTAGAAGTTTAGTAATGCCTGATGGTTAATTCTACTCATGCCATATTCAAAATGCTTATCCATAGGATTCCCCAAATTTAGCTTTCACATTTTGAAGCACTTTTTTTATATCTTGTTCTTTTTCCTTAGGAAAGATAAGTAAAACTTCGTCTTTATCTACAATGATGTAATCTTTTAACCCATCAACTACGACAACTTTATCTTTTTTTGAACGAATCATGTTTCCGTTGGCATCTTCGAGCAAAGTTTTGGCATTGACAACTGCATTGCTATTTTCGTCTTTATCTAGCTTATCGTATAGACTGCCCCAAGTTCCTAGGTCGTTCCAGTCGAAGGTTGCAGGAATCACATACACATTATCGCTTTTTTCCATCAGTGCATAATCTACGGATATGTTTTCTGCTTTTTTGTAATTATCTTTTATGAAATCATCTTCCGATTCTGTATTATAAACGCTATAGCCACTTTCAAAAAGTTGAAATAATTTCGGTTGATTATTTTTGAAGGCTGAAATAACTGATTTTGCACTCCACATAAAAATACCAGCATTCCATAAGAAATTTCCTTGGCTTATAAAGGATTTTGCAGTTTCATAATCTGGCTTTTCCCTGAATTGATCTACCGACTTCACTTCGGCTGCGCTCAGTGACCTTTCTTTATC encodes:
- a CDS encoding mannose-1-phosphate guanylyltransferase gives rise to the protein MKNKNYYAILMAGGVGSRFWPVSTQDFPKQFHDMLGTGDTLIQKTFHRLAQLIPEENIFILTNERYNDLVFEQLPSVTKRQVLLEPAMRNTAPCILYASLKIQKENEDAVMIVAPSDHWIEDEQAFSDNVKTAFDYCESHDALMTLGITPTFPNTGYGYIEYDKERSLSAAEVKSVDQFREKPDYETAKSFISQGNFLWNAGIFMWSAKSVISAFKNNQPKLFQLFESGYSVYNTESEDDFIKDNYKKAENISVDYALMEKSDNVYVIPATFDWNDLGTWGSLYDKLDKDENSNAVVNAKTLLEDANGNMIRSKKDKVVVVDGLKDYIIVDKDEVLLIFPKEKEQDIKKVLQNVKAKFGESYG